Part of the Nitrospirota bacterium genome is shown below.
CATTCATCTGAAGAGCCTGTGCCCTTTTTGCAACCTGACCTCCTATATTTCCGATTCCAATAATACCCAGTGTTTTTCCGAAAAGCTCAACCCCAATGAATTTCTTTTTCTCCCACTTATGTGCTTTCATCAAGGCATCTGCCTGCGGGATTTGTCTTGCGAGGGCAAACATGAGGGCTATCGTGTGCTCGGCAGTCGTTATTGTGTTTCCCCCCGGGGTGTTCATGACAACTATGCCTTTTTTCGATGCAGAAGTCCTATCCACATTGTCCAGTCCTGAGCCTGCCCTTCCTATGACCTTGAGGTTTTCAGCATGCTCTATGACATCGGCAGTAACCTTTGTTGCGCTTCTTATAATAAGTCCATGATATTGACCAACGCATGCCTTAAGCTCCTCAGGGGTCATTCCGGGCTTCACATCGACCTCAAGCCCTGCCCTCCTCAGAATCTCGATGCCTCTCGGAGAAAGCTTATCGCTTACAAGAACCTTCATCTGTCCACCATCAGGACTTCCTCTGCTGCCGCCACACCCTGTCCCAGCTTGACAGGATAGCCCATTGCCTTAAGCACCATCTCTATGCCTGAGATTGCGGTTATGACATCGAATGTGTCAGCGTATCCAAGATGCGCAATTCTGAAGATTTTTCCTTTTGCCCTATCCTGACCTCCTGCGCCTGTAATGCCGTATTTGTCCCTAAGGTTTTTGTACATCGCCTGTGCATCTATGCCCTCGGGTGACTCGATTGCAGTAACGGAATTGCTTGGGCTTTCCTTTGCATAAAGCTTGAGTCTAAGAGCGACTATAGCCTTTCTTGTTGCATCGGCAAGCCTTCTATGCCTTTTGAAGATATTTTCAAGTCCTTCTTTTTGAAGAAGCTTTATTGCCTCATTAAGTGCTACAACGAGGGTTACGGGAGATGTAAAGTTAGTCTGATTCTTAACGAGGTTTTCCCTTTCTTTTTTGAGGTTAAAGTAAAACCTTGGGATGGTCGATGTCTCGTTTTTCTTCCATGCCTTTTCGCTTACGCTTATAAATGCCATTCCAGGGGGGGTCATGAGGCCCTTCTGAGAGCCTCCAACCATTACATCCACTCCCCACTCATCTGTTTTGAGGTCATGGGCAACGAGGGCCGATATTGCATCCACTATGAAAATCGTATCTCTATGCCTCGAAACTATCCTTGCAAGAGCCTCTATGTCATGGTAGATGCCTGTTGATGTCTCGCATGCCTGAACGAATACGCCTTTTATCTCTGGCTCTTCCTTAAGAGCCTTCTCAACATCCTCTGATTTCACTGCATAGCCCCACTCAACAATTATTTCCCTTACCTTCAGTCCGTAAGCCTGACATATCTTTGTCCACCTTTCGCCAAACTTTCCACTGTTTATCA
Proteins encoded:
- a CDS encoding alanine--glyoxylate aminotransferase family protein yields the protein MLKRYLLAPGPTPVPPEVLLSMAAPIIHHRSSDFIPVLASVREGLKWLYQTKNDVLVLSSSGTGGMVSAVNNFFSPGDSVLVINSGKFGERWTKICQAYGLKVREIIVEWGYAVKSEDVEKALKEEPEIKGVFVQACETSTGIYHDIEALARIVSRHRDTIFIVDAISALVAHDLKTDEWGVDVMVGGSQKGLMTPPGMAFISVSEKAWKKNETSTIPRFYFNLKKERENLVKNQTNFTSPVTLVVALNEAIKLLQKEGLENIFKRHRRLADATRKAIVALRLKLYAKESPSNSVTAIESPEGIDAQAMYKNLRDKYGITGAGGQDRAKGKIFRIAHLGYADTFDVITAISGIEMVLKAMGYPVKLGQGVAAAEEVLMVDR